A region of the Scylla paramamosain isolate STU-SP2022 unplaced genomic scaffold, ASM3559412v1 Contig57, whole genome shotgun sequence genome:
acctggagtttgggtaagcactttgtattatgatggtattgtgattatgatatatttatttagtattaacTTTGATGAACATGTAAGTGTATGTGATTACAGTTAAAAGTATTTGGGTGATCTTGTTAAGTACTTATTGTGAATGTACCTTGTTGGTGATATTTGATAGAAACATGATTTTCTATGGAGTTGGATTAGTATAACATTTCCAGACCAAGTTTATATTACAACTTGTGATGTGTCCACTAAATTCGTGTAGGATTTCGTATTCACTTAATTGGTTGTTGGCAGGCTTCTGTTGTATACTTGCTGTGACCGTGTCTGGGGAATCTAACTGCGCCTGTGAACAGCGCCCGCAAATAAACTCACGGCACCTGTCTGCAAGTTTCAGTACCAATCCCCGCTCTacaactgtccatgcttttaagaccaaactggatataTACAAAGATAGGATATtgtgagattactcccctcccataaaccacaactaggtaaactaggtaaacacacacacatacacacacacacattgttttatttatttatttatttttatatatatatttatttatttatttattttcattcttttaattccagcatcttttcatctttagatatatagatatttttttactgcaccaagaaaaatgtatacagTGTATACACATTATAGGTTGTGGTccatcaaaaaacacatttaaaaggTTTTGGCCAGTTCTTATGCTTTTATAAATATTACATCATACAGAATTTCTTTTGACAGATTTACTATATTATGTATATTATGGTTCTCTGTAATAATGAAAGtcattgtttattatttcttattctgtttAGAGTTGTGTAGTTTTTTAATATTTGACTGTCACTGTGTCCTCCCCATCCAGGCTTCCTGACAGCACTGAATTGCTGGAATGTACGAGTCACCACCAAGCTGCAGGATTTCTTCATGGTGACCAAGATTGGTGCATTGCTCATTGTCATCATTGCTGGCATCGTCCACCTTTGCATGGGTGAGTGTTTGAACAAGTgagccagtgagtgagtgagtcaatgTGTCTTTAGCAGCGTTGCCCTTCACTGCAATGCCATCagccaggcagtcagtcaggtgTCACTCTACATTATATTAATTTTGGGGAGTCTTGTATCCCATAGCTATTAAGTATATTTAAAAGACTgatgtttactttattttttgtagggaTAGAACAAAATCATATTTGTCTGAGACCTCACATAGCAAGTTTGATTGATCCTGTtgtgaaatcttgttaattgtAGTAGCACACCAATCTAATCATTCTTTAGTGCCTTCAGTTATATGTGTTCATGTTTCCTATGGCTTTCTACTTTAACCCTTGTTTAAGTCTTGTTAGTAAGCCATTTTTATGCATAGAACTTTGCTTTATTGTGCTTTTATTGATTCTTTACAGTCAAGATGTGAAAAATCCAAGTTCCAGAACACATTAAAAATTCTTAATAGTCTTTCTgaagtacacaaaaaaaaaaaaatctacatcatAATAATCTTCACCTCCACTTTTCAGGCAACACTGGGAACCTCCACAACTCCTTCCAGGGCACCAGCACTGAGCCAGGCGAGATAGCTGTCTCCTTCTACTCAGGTATATTTTCCTATGCTGGATGGAACTACCTCAACTTCATGACGGAGGAGCTGAAGAACCCATTTGTGTGAGTAccgtctctccctcacttggcaccacactgccactcacaCCAGCTGGTTTGTAGGCCTTGGCTCAAGCTTTACTGtgacaagacacaaacacaaggcAAAGCAGGACTGACTGTGAGGTGCTTCCCTTATGGTCCAAGCAGTAAAAACTTGTCCTTTTGGGTTGTCAGATTTGGGTTCAAGCTCTAGTCAGGTTTACCTCGCTCATTTATGATAGATTAATTTCTTGCTGTTTTGTAATGGAGAGCATACTTCTTTGTAGAGTTGTGACAGAATGGTCTATCTTTTTAAGCATATACCTTTGCTTTTTATCTGTTATCTATAAATTGTGATATGTGAATCATCTTTTTCCATTTTGGACTTGTATATTTTGCAAATGATCTATATGTCTTTGTACCAAATTAACATGCCACCTAAAGGTATCATGAATGCAAATTacctttgtttttgtattattttgatttctttGTTGGAGTGACAAATATTGTTTCATTGGTTACagtgttttcctcataaagtatttttgttccttccttggaTTCTGTATAACTATTTTTGTATAAATTTATGTGAAGGAAATAGTAATATCTTGTTCACATTATAGGTTTTCTATATATTACATCTTCACAAGAAATAATTAAGAACAGCTTCACTAGAATATGAGCAACATTGTGAAGGTGGTGTCCTGTTAGTACATAATTAATTTTGAGAAATACAAAGAGCTCATTGATCAGatatcaccaccagtcaccaccagtccTGTTAACATCACACCCTGCCAACAGTAACCTGCCCCGGGCCATCTACATCTCCCTGCCACTGGTGACGCTGGTCTACGCGATGGCCAGTGTTGCCTGCCTGGCTGTGCTCTCCCCTCGACATGCTGGCCTCTGATGCCATTGCTGTTGTGAGTACACCATTGACAGCTTCCATGAGTAATTTGCATTGTGTTGTTGATGGCACCATGTGACTGTTGTGGCACAAGTGATAGATAAGTTAGTCAGATCATTCAGTTATTACTTTTATAGAGAACGTAATTATAGCAGACATTGCTCGgacttttctagtgttttgagtCCATTCTTTAAACTTTACAATTATATGCAATAGCTTAGATATTTTGGTTCTCTTATTAGCATACCACAGTGTATTTATGTtagaggaaaagataataatcaggaattatcattaatattaagtTTGGCTTATCTAGCAGCTGCAGACTTCAAGCATtatataatatgaaaattatttacctttctaaattttctccccattgtttttttaataattttatcaCACGCTATCCAAGCTAATGGTCAGTGTTACAGAACATAaccttagttgttgttgttgccttgatgaCAGACCTTTGCTGACCGTCTAATGGGCAGCAGCAGCTGGGTGATGCCCTTGCTGGTGGCCCTCTCAGCCTTTGGTGGTCTCTCAGTGCACATCATGACTTCCTCCAGGTGGGTGTTGCTCCTGCTAGCCTTTCGGATCTATTTTCACCTGTTCACCACCTATTTTGTTTGttgatgtaatatatatataattttcccaGCTGATTCATCACTCTTCCTGACCACCTGCTCTTAGATAGGAAAAACTAGCTAAATCCCACTACATCCACACATCTCAGgctatctatctctataccaGGCTTGTTTTATCCTTCAGGGTAgataggcaaggcaaggcatcaACATCAGGGTCTGGAGAAAATTTAACTGCTCTTCCTCTCATACACTTGACTCATCATAACCACAAATGCATACTACTTCACTTCAGAATTGTCAAGCTCTTTTTGACTGAGGAATTTAGGCTTTCTTAATTCAAAACACAATTAAGAAAACTAAGAGAACTTGtaaaagaagccatcaggcctacatgtggcagtccatgCAGGGAACATACTGacacatctatttctatcttTCATTGTCATCCATCAATTATAAGAAACgtaaggaaattctctctctctctctctctctctctctctctctctctctctctctttctctcttttttttttttaaacatgagTACATTgtcacccgaaggcgcactgccgtgtgcaacctattttaggggtggggcacaacacaattataaatataaattatatacatatatatatacattcttcaTGGGCTTATTGGtagcaggggggttgggaatgagcccctccagtggtgtgctgctaacttcacatcctgggtatccatccccctgatatgtGGGACGGAGGACGtgaagacgttccacagtctggagactcgcccccaagaggtgcgctggtgttggctggagcgggaacgcggcacttccactgagtcaccactggataacaccgttctcatgtcccgcgaggtgactctggtgggcagccgtagtcccgccagatgtggcacaccctgcacctgtgccttgtggaacaccacaagggctgccacgtcccttgtggtgttccactctctctctctcctctctctcctctctctctctctctctctctctctctctctctctctctctctctctctctctctctctctctctctctctctctctctctctctctctctctctctctctctctctctctctctctctctctctctctctctctctctctctctctctctctctctctctctctctctctctctctctctctctctctctctctctctctctctctctctctcatacctagACTCACATCTGGTGTTATACTCCTGCATTCAGGTTTTCTGTCATATATGAATAGCTGTAGTGTTTGGTGAAAATACCACAGTGCTATATTAAGAGATTTCCTGCTTCATTTATAACCACTAATGATGATGGAGTTCAATTCTAaagttatcttatttattttaacagAGAATCCACTTTATTCAAGAATTTAGATATACTTGATTGCAAGATTTCCATGAGCTCCACAATCCATTCCTTTCATACACTCCCTTTACTCTCTGTCAGATTTAGAGCACAAGTTATGACTGGTAGTAATGCCCCACTCACCAGCTTAATGATGTTGACAGGCTGTGCTTCATGGGTGCAAGACAAGGCCACTTCCCAGACAACCTTGCTCTCATCAACTGCAAATGCAACACTCCAAtgtcttctctcatcttcctggTAAGACATTGTGCaatgctatgtgtgtgtgtgtgtgtgtgtttataggttttttattattgtcattaacaGATTCATTGCTGTggcttttatgtattttaaaaCAGTATGTGTGACACCTTTCATAAATTTTGTGAATAGTAGCTTTGGTTCAATTAGTCCTCTACATGTTGCAATTGTGTTCTTTTGAAGTTGGacaaaaaacataattttttgttattttcaatgttttttttgtcagtaaaatactactaccactactactgtgtgtgtgtgtgtgtgtgtgtgtgtgtgtgtgagcatgcaTCATGGTTCTTATGGTGTCCCCTCAGGATGTGCAGTGTGAGCTAATATTTTGACAGATGGAAAGAAGTATGGAAGTGAATGTACTTATGTGTACATTATTGCTTACCTACACAAACATTTTTTAGTTCTTAACTTCATCAGTCTTTAGTTTCCAAGTTGATGTATTTGTATGAAAAGTGATTGATGAGTTTTCCTAGAGTTATTAATagatttacatacacacacacacacacacacacacacacacacaaacacacagtttttatatattattcagTCAGACAGAACACATCCtcacaaatgaagaaaatagatttAGGTTGGAATGTTTAGTTAGCTTGGTGCGTCTAAAAGTGAATACAATGCCTCCCTCTCTGTGCAGGTGAACATCATCGTTCCCATCGCCTTCCTGCTGGTGTGTGGCTTCCTGGTGTTTCTGCCGCTGTATGTGCGGCCATATGAGGTGGGCATGGGCCTGCTCATCACTGGCTCTGGGGTGCCTGCCTACTTCCTCTTTGTGTACTGGCAGAACAAGCCAAAAATTGTCAGAACAGCACTTGGTGAGTAGTCTGTTTATGGTTGTCCTTTTGTTCATGGGATGTTAGGCCAGTGTGCCACAAAATAGTAGCAAGACAATACTGAGTGGTATGAATGAGTCCTTACTTGTGGAGGGGCACTGAA
Encoded here:
- the LOC135098360 gene encoding LOW QUALITY PROTEIN: large neutral amino acids transporter small subunit 2-like (The sequence of the model RefSeq protein was modified relative to this genomic sequence to represent the inferred CDS: inserted 2 bases in 1 codon), producing the protein MPLAFAKYVIQPFFPNCDLPDDAVRLIAALSICFLTALNCWNVRVTTKLQDFFMVTKIGALLIVIIAGIVHLCMGNTGNLHNSFQGTSTEPGEIAVSFYSGIFSYAGWNYLNFMTEELKNPFVNLPRAIYISLPLVTLVYAMASVACLAVLSPXDMLASDAIAVTFADRLMGSSSWVMPLLVALSAFGGLSVHIMTSSRLCFMGARQGHFPDNLALINCKCNTPMSSLIFLVNIIVPIAFLLVCGFLVFLPLYVRPYEVGMGLLITGSGVPAYFLFVYWQNKPKIVRTALASPDLVSTHPKLTLSCVLPTDQLTVWTQLLFVSVKTE